In Desulfatiglans anilini DSM 4660, the genomic stretch GTCATCGGCACCGGTATCGACATGAGCCCGTTGTTCACCGAGCAAGCGAAACTCCGCGCTGAAGAACTCGGTGTCGCCGATCGAGTCAAGTTCATCCATGGCGATGCTGCCGGCTATGTCTCTGGCGAGAAGGCCGGTGTGGCAGCCTGTGTCGGTGCCACGTGGATCGGCGGGGGGGTTGTCGGTACCATCGAGCTGTTGGCGCAGAGCCTTCGCCCGGGAGGGATCATCCTCATCGGGGAGCCCTATTGGCGGCAGTTGCCGCCGACGGAAGATGTTGCCAAGAGGTGTCTTGCCCGCTCAATCTCCGACTTTCTCCTGCTTCCAGAACTTCTCGCGTCTTTCGGCCGCCTCGGCTACGACGTCGTGGAAATGGTCTTGGCAGACCAAGACAGCTGGGACAGATACGAGGCGGCCAAGTGGCTCACCATGCGCCGATGGCTTGAAGCAAATCCCGACGACGAGTTCGCGAAAGAGGTCCGAGCCCAACTGACCTCGGAACCCGAGCGCTACGCCGCTTACACGCGTGAATACCTGGGCTGGGGCGTGTTCGCGCTGATGACGCGGTGATGTGGGGATTACCGGGCGACTCAGAAAGAGGGGAAAAACCAATCATGCCTAAAAACTCGCTCAAAACGGACGTGCAAAAGCGGTGCTGCGCTCTGCTTTTATACGCCGGTTAGCTCAAACGTTATGTGCGAGAAGAGGCCAGAAATCATTGGTTACGTGAATTTGCGAGGATATTATTGACCTGCAAATCCGGAACCCTTCTAAAATGACGAAGGTTTCCGGTTATAAGCTCCAAATTATGGGTTATAGCTGTGGCTGCAATCTGAATATCCGCATCGGGAAGGATTGTTCCAATTTCTTCAAGGTGAGCTCGGATTTTACCAAAAACTTTCGCAATGCTTGTGTCGTAAGGTAAAACGCTGACAGCGGCGAGAACCCGTTGTTCTATATTGGTTAGGTGTCGTTCACGGTGTTGGGAGCGGTAGGCGCCTTTGTACAGTTCGCCTATTACAACAGCACTGGTAAATTGCTCTTCACGAGCAACTTTCATGATCCATTTCACATAGGCTATTGCGGGGCGCGGGCGCAGAAGTTCTGAAATTGCATCGGTATCAAAGAGAAAGGCCATTTTCAATTTTTCAGGTCTGGGGTATTTCGCTGTCCCTGTCGAGGAGATGCGTTCAAAATTGAAGCCAATTCTTCGCTATTTTCCCAGCCGCCAGCAATACTGGCAAGGCCACTCTCTGG encodes the following:
- a CDS encoding SAM-dependent methyltransferase, with translation VIGTGIDMSPLFTEQAKLRAEELGVADRVKFIHGDAAGYVSGEKAGVAACVGATWIGGGVVGTIELLAQSLRPGGIILIGEPYWRQLPPTEDVAKRCLARSISDFLLLPELLASFGRLGYDVVEMVLADQDSWDRYEAAKWLTMRRWLEANPDDEFAKEVRAQLTSEPERYAAYTREYLGWGVFALMTR
- a CDS encoding type II toxin-antitoxin system VapC family toxin, translating into MAFLFDTDAISELLRPRPAIAYVKWIMKVAREEQFTSAVVIGELYKGAYRSQHRERHLTNIEQRVLAAVSVLPYDTSIAKVFGKIRAHLEEIGTILPDADIQIAATAITHNLELITGNLRHFRRVPDLQVNNILANSRNQ